The bacterium genomic interval GATTTTAAGTTTGAAACTACCCCGGGATTAAAAGAAGATGAATACAAGGAAAATTTAACTCATCTCTTGAAAGAATCTGTCCAATGTAGATTAATGAGTGAAGTGCCATTGGGGGCTTTTCTAAGTGGTGGGATTGACTCAAGCTGTGTCGTGGGAATGATGTCACAATTATCTGAAAAACCTGTGATAACATCTTCTATTGGTTTTGATGAAGCGGTATTTGATGAATTAAAATTTGCCCGGCTTGTTGCCTCACATCTTAAAACAAATCATCATGAATATACCGTTAGACCTGATGCTTTAGAGGTATTATCTAAATTAGTCTATCATTTTGACGAACCTTTTGCGGATTCTTCAGCAATCCCGACTTATTATGTCTCTAAAATGGCGAAAGAAGATGTAACCGTAGCTTTGAGTGGCGATGGGGGAGATGAGTTCTTTGCCGGCTATAACTCCTATCAATACGATATTTCTCAAGATAGGATTCGTCGCCTTATTCCAGAATTTATCAAGCGATATATTCTTCGGCCTTTTTTAAATCACTATCCGGAATTTTTACGGGCAAAAAGATATTTAACCAGCATCTCCTCTTCATTTGAATCGACACTGATGATGAACAAATCTTTTTATGATGCTCAAATGAAACAACAGTTATATACGGATGAATTTAAGTCCCAACTAAGTGGTTATGACCCTTTTGTTGTCCTGGAACCTTATTTGAATCGCTCAAAGGGATGGGATACACTCTCCAGAGCCCAATATGTTGATGCTAAAACCTATCTTTCGGATGATATATTGGTTAAAGTTGATAGAATGAGTATGGCGGTATCTTTAGAAGTTCGCGCACCTTTGTTAGACCATAAATTAATTGAATTTGTTGCAACTATTCCTCCTGACCTACGATTAAAAAAAGGTGTATCTAAATATATCCTTAAAAAAAGCATGGAGGGATTAGTTCCATTAGAAATATTAGAAAGAGGGAAGAAAGGATTTTCTGTCCCTCTTAATCTCTGGTTAAAAAAAGACCTGAAAAATATGGTTGAAGAAACCCTGCTTGTCCCAAAAGCCCTTCAGCGGGGATACTTTAAACCTGAATATATCCAATGGATGTGGCGTGAATATCAAAAAGGAACTAAAAACCTTGCTACCCAATTTTGGTGCCTGTTGATATTTGAACTCTGGCATAGGGCATATATTGAGGGAGAACAAATATAATGAGAAAGATAAATGTTATGCATTTAGTTTATTCTTTAACCAGGGGTGGGATGGAAACAGGATTGGTTGGACGGGTGAATAAACATAATCTGGACTTATTTAACCCTGCTCTTTGTTCTTTTACCACAGGAGGTGCTTTAAAAGAATTAGTAAAAGACGGTATCGAAATAGTAGAATTAGAAAAGAAAAAGGGAAATGATTGGACACTTCCTCTAAAATTGATGGGGTTATTTAAAAAGAAGAATATTCAGATTGTTTATACCCATAACTGGGGAACCTTGTGCGAAGGTGTCATTGGCGCTCGATTGGCTGGTGTCCCAATTGTTATCCATCAAGAACACGGAACCGTTATTGATGTTGTTAAATCTAAAAAGATAAGATTTTGGGCTCAACGATTTATCTTTAATTTTGTGGACCAAATAACAACTGTTTCAGAATCCTTACGGAAATTAATGATTGACTCTCTGGGAATAAATGAAAAAAAGATTATTACTATCTTAAATGGCGTGGATTTAGACAGATTTAAAAATAATATAAATAAAAATGAAGAGAAGGAAAAACTTGGCTTAAGCGTTGATGAACCTGTAATTGGAACAATAGGTAGATTCGTTCCGGTTAAAGACCATAAGACGCTTTTATTCAGTATGTTAGATATAAAAAATGAGGTTCCAGGTATAAAATTACTCCTGATTGGCGATGGCCCACTAAAAAATGAATTGGAGGCTCTTGTAAAAAAACTTGGATTAAGTGAGAATGTTTTAATGCCTGGCGAAAGAGGTGACATCCCGCAGTTGTTAAAAACAATGGATGTGTTTATCCTTCCTTCTCTATTTGAGGCGATGTCAAGAACTATATTAGAAGCATTTGCCTCAGAAATACCTGTTGTTACTACAAATGTTGGTGGAAATCCTGAGGTCATAACTCACAACTTAAACGGTTTATTAGTTCCGCCACAAAATCCAAAGGCATTAGCCGGAGCAATAATTAGTCTTCTTAAAGACAAAAATAAGGCACTTCGATTTGGACTGGCTGGAAGAAAATTAGTCGAAGAAAAATTCTCTCTCCAACGAATGGTCGAGGATGATGAAGATTTGTTTAAATATCACCTGAAAAGAGTAGGTCTCTTGAAAGTAACTATTCACCACGAAGGGCACGAAGAGCACGAAGTGAAATTTGATGAATTATCGAATTCATGAAGCTCAAATATTGACATATAGGGACGGTTCACTTTTGTTTGAAATCTTGCGGATTGAAATTGGAAATTGGAAATTAGGGAGAGAGACAAAAGCCCAATTTCTAATTTCTAATTTCCAACAAAAATCATAGGGAAAACGATAAAATGAACCGTCCCGACATATATGAAATTGGCAGCTATCAAGTTGGTCTATTGATAAATTTCAATGTGGAAAGATTGAAAGAAGGCATAAAGAGATTTGTTCTGTAACATCTCCCTGCCCTTCGTGCTCTTCGTGGTGAATAGTTACGAGAGCGTTGCAAAACTGATTCAGTATTTACAAAGACTTACGATAATTCTTGATACAAAAATCTGCCATTTTTAATCCTTTGTAGCCATTGTGTTTCCATGAGAGATTGACTTAAGTTTAAATATTTACAAGTCTTACGAAAGCTAAATTTAGTTAATTTTGGCAAATTTTGGTAAAGCGACCAAAATCCCCTCATATGTCAACTTAAGCATAGCAACAAGTTACGAGATTTGTCAACTTGGGGATTTTGCATGATTTTAGAGCTATTTTTGTTGTAAGTCTTTGTTTTAATAGGGTTATAGATTACGCAACGTTCTCTCCTGCACAGGTCGAAATTTTTTTAAAAAAATGCTTGACAAAATTTAATTAATATGTTATTATATAATCATAAAGGATGAAGAATTAAATCTCCCTTCCAATAGTAGGTAGGAATCAGGAAGAAGAGATAGCGCTATATCTTATTGAAAATCAAATGGGGAGGCTAAATTTTTGTCTTTAAATAAGGGGGAAGTGCCGTTTTAAGAGAAGGGGATTAAATTTCTTAAGTTTACCTATTTTTCTACATCCTACTTAAAAATCTGTTAAGGGAAAAAAGATGTGTAAAAACCAGCAGCACATACTTACTTATTTACTTAAGAATTCACTTTTAACCAGAAGATATAATAATTTAATAATTTTTATAGTCCGCAGGCAATATTGAGCCTGCTTTTTTTGTGTTTGTTTGTGGGGTGGTATAAAAAATCAATTAAATTAGGTTGTTAAAAAATGATGAGGGAGATGATGATGATGAAAAAAATGCTAAAAATTACGAGGGAGAGGATAAATTTCCTATATTTTGCAATCCCTGGTGAAGGTATTATCTCTAAGGTGGTTATATTAGAAGAATTAGGGAAGTGAATCCGTGTAATAAGTTATATTAAATCTGTTCATATGTATTAAGCATACTGAATATTATACCAAGGGGGGTAAGGTAAAAATGGATGGGAGAGCCATTCAATTTAGAGAAAATCTTAAAGAATGGAAAGATTTTATACAACAAGGTGGAGTAAATAATATAGAGTGTCAAGCCTATAAAAATATCATTAGAAGAGGAAAGGAAGTCCTTCCTTATATTATGGAAGAACTCCCTCAAAATACTTTCCTCAATACTGCTATAGAAGAGATAACGAAGCTCAATTTATTTAAAGATTCCTCTTACACTGAAGAAGAAAGATCAAAGATGTGGTTGGATTGGTGGGAAAACAATACAGTAAAAAAGCAGTTCCTGGGGATTGTGGTTGATAGTAGCAATTCTCTAAGCAACTTGAGGGAAAAAATTAAGGAAGGGCTGATAAAGTTTTTTAAGGATTCTGATTTCTCATCTATCCAAACTATAGTTGTATTTTTTGGGGAAAGTATCTCTTCAGATTTTACTTTTACAAATGATAAAAATTCTCTAATCAACAGAATTAAAAATTCATCCTCTTACGCCGGGAACAAGAGTGTTTTGTATGATGCTATTGTTAAGACTTTTCAAGCGATAAGTGTTGAAGAAAGGAAGGGAATTTTATCTATAAATGATAAGATATTACTTTCAAAAAAGATGATTTTAATAGTGAGTGATTGCATAGATTATGGAAGCGCAGAAACACTTATAAGCATTGATAGGATAGACATCCCTATAAATATTCTGGGATTAGGTCAAAAATTAGATCCAAGAAGGGTAGATGATATTTGTAAAAAGTCGGGGGGAAATAGTGAATGTATAGACAAAAATATTCCTAAGAATTTGGGTAAAGAAATCCAAAATATCTTGTGTAAATTTTTGAAGAGCTTTTCGCAAATGCCATGGCGAGTCTCCATAGGCTACATCTGCTATCAGGGTAATCAGATGGCGAAGAGGAAGTTCGTAGAAGATGTGTTACTAAAAGAAAAAGTGATCACAAAAGACCATTGTAAATTCGCTCAATCTCTTCATACCACTGGATATATAAGATTTAGCAATTTCTTCAACAAGCCAGACAATGTTAATGAATTGATTCCACAAATTTTCGATATGTTAACAGAGAGAGAGAAGGAAGACATCGCGGTAGTAATTAGTCCATGGGGGAGTGCCTTTACATTGGCGATGGCAATGGCTTCTCATCTCACTCATTCCAACAGTAGAGCTAATCATGAGGTAAAAGCTGCCTATATTTCTGAGAATTTAGGATATCCAAATTTCTTCGAAGATATATCAGAGAAAAGGGTAATCTTAATAGATGAGGTGATAGTCAGTGGAAATATTCTTGAAAAATGTAGCCTCATGGTAAAGAAAAAAGGGGGGACAATTGTGGCCGTTCAATCATTAGTTAACCTGAACCCTAAGTTTACTCTTAAGGGATACAGTGAGATAATTCCTGAATCTCTTTTCTCTGAGGAACACTTTGAAGGGATTATCAAAGTACAACCTTATGATGAATGTGAGTTATGCAAGAAAGGAGAAAATGCTATAAGTATAGAACATCCTTACTGGCAATAAAATGATAGGAGGCTATATTTATGGAGGTATTTGACTTATTGGAAAACAACAAGGTAATAGAAGAAGGGAGTAATCGTCACTGGATAAGCGAGCAGTGGGGCTATCATTATGATAAACATCTTAACACTCCTCTTATCGCTAGTAGTTGTTTACTCAAGGAGGAAATCAGCAAAAGGATTGCTAATAATTATAAGAACGAGCCAGTAGATATCCTTTTCTCTCATAACTCTCTTAACGACCTGTTAGGCGATCCTATAGCAACCGCTATTCAAATGCTACATAGGGAGAGGAAGATAACGCGATATTCTCCTAAGACCATAGGCAATAACAAGATAGAGTTTCTTAATGTTGTTATATTTCACGATGAATTTGATACAGGGAATGAGATAAGACAACTTATTGATTTGGTTAATGAAAGAATGGGAAAGATTGTAGGAATTAAGGTAATCTTGTGGTGTGATACCTGCCCTCTTGATTTAATTCCTTCCGACTATTTTGTGAAGACAAATGGAAGAGTATGGTATAACAATATTGAAGTTAAATTTCTCGATAGATTTAGAGATAAGCATAAGTACAAAGCGACAGATTGCCCTTGCTGCAAACAATATCCACCAAAGTCAGTCAAGCCTACGCCGTGGCATTAACCCTAAATCATACCATATTTTTTAATCCCTTATCATTACAGAAAGAGGTTAAATTAATAAGATGATATGTGTAAATTGTGGTTTTAATAATAAGGACAAAGCCCCTAAGTGTAACAGTTGTCAAACATCTCTCTCTTTGGAAGAGAGAATAAAAAGAATAAAAGAGATTAAAAGGGTGGATGAGAGTACAATCAAAATTATTAAAGCCGTGACTAAAAGCAATAATCAAAAAGATATCTTCTTAAGAAGACCTTTAATCTTCCATTTAGAAGAATTAGAGGAAAAGATTCTTAGGCTTCAAAGTGATGAGATTGTATCAATCCTTAAAGATTTGGTCAAAGATGAAAAAGATAATTATCTTAAATATAGCATTGCAAGAACATTAAGGGAAATTGCTACCAATGAGGCTATGAACTTATTGATAGATATGCTAAAAGAACCTTGCTTAAATTTGAGAGAGATTGTAATAAATTGTCTTGGAGATATGAAAGCAGGTGAGGCTATTTCCTCTTTTATCGAAATATTAAAAGACCAAAATGAGATTGACGGGTTGAAAATAGAAGTTGGGGAGAATTTCAAAAAGATAGACATGGCAGGCATCCAAAAGCCTCAAATCAAAGAGATAATTTCTTTATTCCATAAAGAGATAGGGTTAAACGAGGAGATTATAAAGAACATAGTAGAGTGTCTAATAAAGGTTTGTAGGCAAAATTTGAGAGGTAAAGAAATAATCGATGAGATAATAAGTGACAAACTGCAAAAAGGCGAGATAAAAGAGGATAAATTTTTTTTATTATTTCCTTTGGCAAAAGAAATCCCAGAGTTATTAGTAACTCTTCTTAGAGAGGAAATATTTGAGGCAATGCATGGGTATATTTCTAAATCTTTTCTTATAGCTATGAGAATTAGAGATGAATATACAAGTGAACACTGTAAGAGAGTAATGGAAATTATAGATTTAGTTCTTCCCGAGTGGAATAATTTAGGGAAAAATATGAACACAAATCTTAGAAAAAACTATGAATTAGATGATGTGGCAAAGACAAATATTAAATTAGCGGCAGAAATTCATGATATTGGCAAGTTAAGTTTCACAGATGAATTATTTGATCAGAATGCTTTTAAAGATGCTGCACAAAGGTTTGGTGGTGGTGGTTATTCTGTAAAGGCTAAAGGTATTGATGAGAGTGTTGACCCAAAGAAAAGGTTGAAACAAATAATGGAAAACCACCCATCCTTAACAGTAGAAATTCTTGAAAATTTAAATCTCCCTCCAAATCGAGTTGAAATTCTTGAGATTATCAAACACCATCATGAACGATGGGATGGGGAGGGGTATCCAGATGGATTAAGAGAAAGAGAAATACCTTTGGGCTCTCGAATTTTGGCCATAGCTGATGCATTCGATGCTATGGCCTTTAGTAGACCATATCGTCCACATCACTTACTTTTTCCAGCAGCTTGTGATGAAATGGACAAGAACAAAGGAACGCAATTTGATCCCTTTATAATAGAAATATTTTTACAAAATGAGGTGCGGGAAAAGTTAGGAAGGTTATATGGAAAATATACCCAACAAGCATAATCCAAAAAAAGGATTAGGGTCGGAAAAGGATTAAGGTCAGACCTTGACAGGCTGTTGACATAAAATCTACCTTTTTTTCTTATCGGTTTTGACTTTAATTTTTAACATAAGAAGTTCGACAACTTAAAAACTGGGTTTTATGAATGCTATCTTTAAAATCTTAAATCTTTCTCCTCTCTGATGTAAAATTATAGCATTTAA includes:
- the asnB gene encoding asparagine synthase (glutamine-hydrolyzing), translating into MQKFVDKGNKEGYNKREEETQRVCGICGIYYFDTQQKVDSELLKRMSDVLKHRGPDDEGMYINNNIGLGHRRLSIIDLAQGHQPLSNEDKTIRVVFNGEIYNYPELRDELINKGHLFTTNSDTEVIVHLYEEKGDEFVCYLRGMFSIGLWDAKAKKLILCRDRLGKKPLHYFIDKDRIIFGSEIKSILQDQSVKKVLNYEAVDDFLSFLCVPAPKTIFKGISKLLPAHILICTSTGISIREYWDFKFETTPGLKEDEYKENLTHLLKESVQCRLMSEVPLGAFLSGGIDSSCVVGMMSQLSEKPVITSSIGFDEAVFDELKFARLVASHLKTNHHEYTVRPDALEVLSKLVYHFDEPFADSSAIPTYYVSKMAKEDVTVALSGDGGDEFFAGYNSYQYDISQDRIRRLIPEFIKRYILRPFLNHYPEFLRAKRYLTSISSSFESTLMMNKSFYDAQMKQQLYTDEFKSQLSGYDPFVVLEPYLNRSKGWDTLSRAQYVDAKTYLSDDILVKVDRMSMAVSLEVRAPLLDHKLIEFVATIPPDLRLKKGVSKYILKKSMEGLVPLEILERGKKGFSVPLNLWLKKDLKNMVEETLLVPKALQRGYFKPEYIQWMWREYQKGTKNLATQFWCLLIFELWHRAYIEGEQI
- a CDS encoding glycosyltransferase yields the protein MRKINVMHLVYSLTRGGMETGLVGRVNKHNLDLFNPALCSFTTGGALKELVKDGIEIVELEKKKGNDWTLPLKLMGLFKKKNIQIVYTHNWGTLCEGVIGARLAGVPIVIHQEHGTVIDVVKSKKIRFWAQRFIFNFVDQITTVSESLRKLMIDSLGINEKKIITILNGVDLDRFKNNINKNEEKEKLGLSVDEPVIGTIGRFVPVKDHKTLLFSMLDIKNEVPGIKLLLIGDGPLKNELEALVKKLGLSENVLMPGERGDIPQLLKTMDVFILPSLFEAMSRTILEAFASEIPVVTTNVGGNPEVITHNLNGLLVPPQNPKALAGAIISLLKDKNKALRFGLAGRKLVEEKFSLQRMVEDDEDLFKYHLKRVGLLKVTIHHEGHEEHEVKFDELSNS
- a CDS encoding HD domain-containing phosphohydrolase, with the translated sequence MEERIKRIKEIKRVDESTIKIIKAVTKSNNQKDIFLRRPLIFHLEELEEKILRLQSDEIVSILKDLVKDEKDNYLKYSIARTLREIATNEAMNLLIDMLKEPCLNLREIVINCLGDMKAGEAISSFIEILKDQNEIDGLKIEVGENFKKIDMAGIQKPQIKEIISLFHKEIGLNEEIIKNIVECLIKVCRQNLRGKEIIDEIISDKLQKGEIKEDKFFLLFPLAKEIPELLVTLLREEIFEAMHGYISKSFLIAMRIRDEYTSEHCKRVMEIIDLVLPEWNNLGKNMNTNLRKNYELDDVAKTNIKLAAEIHDIGKLSFTDELFDQNAFKDAAQRFGGGGYSVKAKGIDESVDPKKRLKQIMENHPSLTVEILENLNLPPNRVEILEIIKHHHERWDGEGYPDGLREREIPLGSRILAIADAFDAMAFSRPYRPHHLLFPAACDEMDKNKGTQFDPFIIEIFLQNEVREKLGRLYGKYTQQA